A single region of the Curtobacterium sp. MCBD17_035 genome encodes:
- a CDS encoding Lsr2 family protein — MAQKITTTLVDDLNGDTIEDGKGRTVTFGFDGAHYEIDLTDDNADALREAFSDYVAAARKVSGRSGRAGAGSSSKRGNPEELAKIREWAAANGHEVSSRGRISQTVRDAYNAAN; from the coding sequence GTGGCACAGAAAATCACCACCACGCTCGTCGACGACCTCAACGGCGACACCATCGAAGACGGCAAGGGCCGCACCGTCACGTTTGGCTTCGATGGCGCACACTACGAAATCGACCTCACTGACGACAACGCCGACGCCCTGCGCGAAGCGTTCTCCGACTACGTCGCCGCCGCCCGAAAGGTCAGCGGCCGCTCCGGCCGCGCAGGCGCTGGTAGCAGCTCGAAGCGTGGCAACCCGGAGGAGCTCGCGAAGATTCGCGAGTGGGCCGCAGCGAACGGCCACGAGGTCTCCTCGCGTGGCCGAATCAGCCAGACCGTTCGCGACGCGTACAACGCCGCGAACTGA
- a CDS encoding SAM-dependent methyltransferase: MLRDIGFARPWEQSCSDAPAYIYAALGGASKSGGAGRGKPEFVIESSEFIVVVEDKARFEDSVSLDEEGHVKLDPAARIKYALNGAVHYAKTFADKTTKNVFAVGVAGTESHYDMTVAFVAPRAEPKVLDSLETLTTFAPENIDEYHRVAVLGELPREEREVREIRKVAGVLHEGMRNYASLENENKATLVSAILLALKYRPELLDDLTGDQRNGYRDGEKVYNAAKEFLESPEADLGPKQKIGIMLDRFSFIRRHVLLNRRNKDLGKTPLQHFTEILDHDVFEVVSDPSHSAFDVLGNFYGEFVKYGGSDGNSLGIVLTPHHITDLMAELIDVNSNDVVLDPTAGSGAFLIAAMRRMFDEATDRYGVDKAGLYDKLDEIKKFQLHGVELQDKLFAVGTTNMILRGDGKANFQRHNFFDVTRDDFFPYNPERPGRLERFTKVLMNPPYSQSKDKTTRHLSELSFIERALSQLEVRGRLAAIVPQSAMVGKTKEDKALKAKIMKHHTLDAVLTMNPDTFHGVGTHAVVALFTAGMPHTSSKKTTFVDFTDDGYKVRQHVGLVDDGRAADRRKHVLEVIKDGVPDDTAFVVRSEVTATDEWHHSYFYFNDQPPTREDFFGTVADYLTWQIDMHTHGQGHLITPVVTPEAEEVEKA, encoded by the coding sequence ATGCTCCGGGACATCGGTTTTGCGCGACCATGGGAGCAAAGTTGCTCCGATGCCCCTGCGTATATCTACGCCGCGCTTGGGGGTGCGTCGAAGTCGGGTGGTGCTGGACGAGGCAAGCCAGAGTTCGTCATTGAGTCGAGTGAGTTCATTGTCGTCGTCGAAGATAAGGCACGCTTCGAGGACTCGGTATCGCTCGACGAAGAGGGTCACGTCAAGCTCGATCCGGCCGCGCGAATCAAGTACGCACTGAACGGCGCGGTGCACTATGCAAAAACGTTCGCGGACAAGACCACCAAGAACGTTTTCGCCGTCGGAGTCGCAGGTACCGAGAGCCACTATGACATGACCGTCGCATTCGTTGCCCCCCGGGCCGAGCCGAAGGTGCTCGATAGCTTGGAGACTCTGACAACGTTCGCACCGGAGAATATCGACGAGTACCACCGGGTCGCGGTGCTGGGTGAGCTTCCCCGCGAGGAGCGCGAGGTTCGCGAGATCCGCAAGGTCGCCGGTGTCCTGCACGAGGGAATGCGCAACTACGCCTCACTGGAAAACGAGAACAAAGCGACGCTCGTTTCAGCGATCCTACTGGCGTTGAAGTACCGGCCGGAGCTGCTCGACGACCTGACCGGGGACCAGCGCAACGGGTACCGTGACGGAGAGAAGGTGTACAACGCGGCAAAGGAGTTCCTCGAGAGCCCCGAGGCCGACCTGGGGCCAAAACAGAAGATCGGCATAATGCTTGATCGCTTCTCATTCATCCGGCGACACGTTCTCCTCAACCGCCGGAATAAAGATCTCGGCAAAACCCCACTTCAGCACTTCACCGAGATTCTCGATCACGACGTCTTTGAGGTCGTGTCAGACCCTTCGCATTCGGCGTTTGATGTGCTGGGCAACTTTTATGGGGAATTCGTCAAATACGGTGGGTCGGATGGGAACTCGCTCGGTATCGTCCTCACACCGCACCACATCACCGATTTGATGGCTGAACTCATCGACGTGAACAGCAACGATGTTGTTCTCGACCCGACTGCGGGGTCGGGAGCATTCCTCATTGCGGCGATGCGTCGCATGTTCGACGAGGCAACTGATCGGTACGGCGTTGACAAGGCCGGACTCTACGACAAGCTCGACGAGATTAAGAAGTTCCAGTTGCACGGCGTAGAGCTCCAGGACAAGCTGTTCGCCGTCGGAACAACGAACATGATCCTGCGCGGCGATGGCAAGGCTAACTTCCAGCGTCACAATTTCTTTGACGTCACACGGGATGACTTCTTTCCGTATAATCCCGAGCGGCCGGGCCGCTTGGAACGGTTTACAAAGGTGCTGATGAATCCGCCTTACTCGCAGTCAAAGGACAAGACGACACGGCACCTGTCCGAGCTATCCTTCATCGAGCGTGCTCTCTCGCAGCTCGAGGTCCGGGGGCGTCTCGCAGCGATTGTGCCGCAGTCAGCCATGGTCGGAAAGACCAAGGAAGATAAGGCCCTCAAAGCGAAGATTATGAAGCACCACACCCTCGACGCAGTACTAACTATGAACCCCGACACGTTCCACGGCGTTGGCACCCACGCCGTCGTCGCGCTCTTCACCGCGGGCATGCCGCACACTTCGTCAAAGAAAACGACTTTCGTCGACTTCACGGACGACGGCTACAAAGTGCGCCAACACGTCGGGCTGGTTGACGACGGCCGAGCCGCTGACCGCCGCAAGCATGTACTCGAGGTCATTAAGGACGGCGTTCCTGACGATACCGCGTTCGTCGTGCGCTCAGAAGTCACAGCCACAGATGAATGGCATCACAGTTACTTCTACTTCAACGACCAGCCGCCAACCCGGGAGGATTTTTTCGGGACCGTAGCGGATTATCTCACCTGGCAGATCGACATGCACACGCACGGACAGGGACACCTCATCACGCCCGTCGTAACCCCTGAGGCCGAGGAAGTCGAGAAGGCATGA
- a CDS encoding restriction endonuclease subunit S, translating to MSVYDDLNFAPLFITDVFATYRQAPAWLNTNQVEPGERRFPHVTNSAAGNSVAGFIPRQSAGPNPGNAITIGIDTQVVAYQPVAFYAATKVYELRSPHLNAHNGLVLVSLLRRAIDKFSWGHKASAERLRKTRIMVPVTTNETGDQMIDWDGMTRLGEELLASAVTSVKNARRNGDFDAEAELPDLQFEPMFITDVFGSMKASTAWYDKAKLRATGEAAYPFVSRTKASNGVDGFISKQEKAPERGNAITIGLDTQTVAYQPVPFYTSQNIQILRHPRLNQDAALMLAACLREQMGKFSWGGNGATLGRLKKTRIMVPVVSSSPLERVVDWDGMTRYGRIVRARAERDMSVVVGVD from the coding sequence ATGAGCGTTTACGATGACCTTAATTTCGCGCCTCTGTTCATCACCGACGTATTCGCTACCTATCGACAAGCCCCCGCCTGGTTGAATACCAATCAAGTGGAGCCGGGGGAGCGTAGGTTTCCGCATGTGACAAACTCCGCTGCGGGGAACAGTGTCGCCGGGTTCATCCCTCGTCAGTCCGCCGGTCCGAACCCCGGGAACGCGATCACGATCGGGATTGATACACAGGTGGTCGCGTATCAGCCCGTGGCATTCTATGCGGCGACTAAAGTCTACGAACTTCGCTCACCACATTTGAACGCCCATAACGGGCTTGTCCTCGTGTCGCTGCTCCGCAGGGCCATCGACAAGTTCTCATGGGGTCACAAAGCGAGCGCTGAACGGCTACGCAAGACCCGCATCATGGTGCCAGTTACGACGAACGAGACCGGCGACCAAATGATCGACTGGGACGGCATGACGCGTCTTGGCGAAGAGCTACTGGCAAGCGCCGTCACATCTGTAAAAAATGCTCGTAGGAATGGTGACTTCGACGCAGAAGCCGAGCTTCCGGATCTACAGTTCGAGCCGATGTTCATCACCGACGTATTCGGATCGATGAAGGCGTCGACGGCGTGGTACGACAAGGCCAAGTTGCGCGCGACTGGCGAGGCCGCTTATCCATTTGTCTCGCGCACGAAGGCAAGCAACGGCGTGGATGGATTCATCTCGAAGCAGGAAAAAGCACCTGAACGCGGGAACGCAATCACGATTGGTTTGGATACGCAGACTGTCGCGTATCAGCCGGTACCATTTTATACGAGCCAAAACATTCAGATCCTGCGCCACCCTCGTCTGAACCAGGATGCAGCCCTGATGCTTGCCGCGTGCCTCCGCGAACAGATGGGGAAGTTCAGTTGGGGAGGGAACGGGGCCACTCTTGGCCGCCTCAAGAAGACCCGGATCATGGTTCCAGTGGTGTCGAGCTCACCCCTTGAGCGGGTCGTCGACTGGGACGGCATGACTCGATACGGTCGCATTGTTCGTGCACGCGCTGAACGGGACATGTCTGTCGTTGTGGGTGTTGACTGA
- a CDS encoding molybdopterin-binding protein, producing MNVPFHEARRTAGQLGAEHPNRTETVPLRAAHGRTLAAPVHARTSVPPTDTAAMDGWVVAGSGPWRLDGSVRMGEAPGNPLMVGTARAITTGGAVPEGATAVLRSERSRVVEDVVVTAGVDMLLPALADVRRAGEEIQVGDIVVGAGVRVTPAVVAAAAATGTDAVQVIRRPRVALVLLGDEVVQEGIPAPGQVRDAFGVSIPEILRGAGMDVTSVTYVPDDAAAVRDALRQEDVDLVISTGGTGHGHGDHLVSVLDVLGAAVPVRGVAMRPGHPTVLARRADGVLVLGLPGNPLAALAAIVALGLPLIAGLLGSSAPPLLTRVAARPLTGPPSGVRLIAVAETSDGIVPVQRQGPAMTCGLVGADGIAVVDADGVGSGTSADVLSVPWAR from the coding sequence GTGAACGTCCCATTCCACGAAGCCAGACGGACGGCCGGGCAACTCGGGGCGGAGCATCCGAATAGAACCGAGACGGTTCCGCTCCGGGCTGCGCACGGCCGGACGCTCGCCGCGCCCGTCCACGCTCGGACATCGGTCCCGCCGACGGACACCGCAGCCATGGACGGGTGGGTGGTCGCCGGCAGCGGACCCTGGCGGCTCGACGGGAGCGTGCGAATGGGAGAGGCGCCGGGGAACCCCCTCATGGTCGGGACAGCCCGCGCGATCACCACCGGCGGAGCCGTTCCAGAGGGTGCCACGGCAGTGCTGCGCAGTGAACGCAGCCGCGTCGTCGAGGACGTCGTCGTCACCGCCGGCGTCGACATGCTCCTTCCGGCACTTGCGGATGTCCGCCGCGCCGGAGAGGAGATCCAGGTCGGTGACATCGTTGTCGGGGCCGGTGTCCGGGTCACGCCAGCGGTTGTCGCCGCGGCCGCCGCGACGGGCACCGATGCCGTGCAGGTGATCCGGCGACCCCGCGTCGCGCTCGTCCTGCTTGGCGACGAGGTGGTGCAGGAAGGCATACCTGCACCAGGCCAGGTCCGGGACGCCTTCGGGGTGTCGATCCCCGAGATCCTCAGAGGAGCGGGCATGGACGTCACGAGCGTCACGTATGTCCCCGACGACGCGGCCGCTGTCCGTGACGCCCTCCGTCAGGAGGATGTCGACCTGGTGATCTCGACCGGAGGCACCGGTCACGGACACGGCGACCACCTCGTGTCTGTGTTGGATGTCCTGGGTGCTGCCGTCCCAGTACGGGGCGTTGCGATGCGGCCAGGACATCCAACGGTCCTCGCCCGAAGAGCGGATGGCGTGCTCGTCCTCGGGCTTCCGGGTAACCCTCTCGCAGCCCTGGCCGCCATCGTCGCCCTCGGGCTGCCACTGATCGCCGGACTCCTCGGGTCATCCGCACCACCGTTGCTCACGCGAGTAGCGGCACGTCCGCTCACAGGTCCACCGTCCGGAGTGCGGCTGATTGCCGTTGCGGAAACGTCCGATGGGATCGTGCCCGTGCAGCGGCAGGGGCCTGCGATGACGTGTGGGCTGGTGGGCGCCGATGGGATTGCAGTCGTCGATGCCGATGGTGTCGGGTCGGGTACAAGTGCGGATGTCCTCTCTGTGCCGTGGGCTCGTTAG
- a CDS encoding DUF6457 domain-containing protein produces MAYPPELDAWVAELAPALGLNQADVDITGVLDLASHAAHSVARPAAPLTAYLVGIAVGRGVPFSEAVATVTQLTPEHP; encoded by the coding sequence ATGGCATATCCGCCCGAACTTGACGCCTGGGTTGCGGAACTTGCACCCGCCCTCGGACTGAACCAGGCCGATGTCGACATCACTGGAGTGCTGGACCTCGCGAGCCATGCGGCGCACTCCGTCGCTCGTCCTGCCGCGCCGCTGACCGCGTACCTCGTCGGCATCGCGGTCGGGCGCGGGGTTCCGTTCTCGGAAGCCGTCGCGACCGTGACACAGCTGACGCCGGAGCATCCGTGA
- a CDS encoding NTP transferase domain-containing protein, with protein sequence MTVHDALVLAGGRGSRLGGADKPAIVLGHSTLLDRAVAAVASAQTVAVVGPVRTSVPGGTVQVCEDPPYGGPAAAIGAGLQAIRGHRVPSPLTVVLAADLPAVVPAVRALLRLVAATDPAVDGWVGTDPGGRRQYLLAAYRTETLWSACRSLTLERGSLEGAAVRALLQPLRLVEVALTAALTADIDTTADLAAARDCERTSDGISART encoded by the coding sequence GTGACCGTCCACGATGCCCTCGTCCTCGCCGGCGGTCGTGGGAGCCGCCTCGGCGGTGCGGACAAACCGGCGATCGTCTTGGGCCACTCGACGCTCCTCGACCGCGCGGTCGCGGCCGTCGCGTCCGCGCAGACGGTCGCGGTGGTCGGGCCGGTGCGGACGTCGGTTCCGGGAGGCACGGTGCAGGTCTGCGAGGACCCGCCGTACGGGGGACCGGCCGCTGCGATCGGTGCCGGCCTCCAGGCCATCCGTGGCCATCGTGTCCCGTCGCCCCTGACCGTCGTCCTCGCCGCCGACCTGCCGGCCGTCGTCCCCGCGGTGCGGGCGCTGCTCCGCTTGGTCGCCGCCACGGACCCGGCGGTCGACGGCTGGGTCGGGACGGATCCTGGCGGGCGGAGGCAGTACCTCCTGGCCGCATACCGGACCGAGACGCTCTGGTCGGCCTGCCGGTCGCTGACCCTCGAACGTGGTTCGCTGGAAGGCGCCGCCGTCCGGGCGCTGCTCCAACCGTTGCGGCTCGTCGAGGTAGCGCTGACCGCAGCACTGACCGCTGACATCGACACCACCGCAGATCTCGCTGCGGCGCGTGACTGCGAGAGGACCAGCGATGGCATATCCGCCCGAACTTGA